CCCGGCGGCGATCTCCTTGCAGGAAGGACACTCGTTGCACGGGGTCGGGGAGAGGCCCTCCTCGCAGTTGAGGGCCTTGGCAAGGATTCGGGCAGCGGAGGTCTTGCCGACCCCCCGGGCGCCCGTAAAAAGGAAGGCGTGGTGAACGCGGCCGGTGCGGATGGCGTTGGCCAGGGTCCGGCTGACATGCTCCTGCCCGATCAGGTCTTCAAAACTCTGGGGCCGCCACTTGCGCGCCAGGACCAGGTAAGACATGAGGCCTCGGAGTCTCCACGGCAAAGGTGGAAGGGCAAAAGAAGATAGACGGGTTTGCCGCCACAAGTGACAGCCAGGCACCCCCGCGGCACACGGCTGAGGTCGTTACCGCTGCTCCCTTCCGGGCCTGACGGAGTTGGCGACCGGCCGTTGCGCGGGACCCGGCTGTCACTTCTGGCGGCAATGGACGCCGGCTATGTCATCGGAATGTTTAAAACTGGCGGAGAGGGAGGGATTCGCCCACTTTCGTCGCCGCCGTCACGGCGGCTCCGGCGTCGGCTCCCCTGCGCTCGCTGGCGCGTCCATCCCTGGCCGCTTTTCTGCCGCTGGCAGCGCTCGCTCCGCTTCGAATCCCCTTGGGATCCATCTGCTTGCAAAAACTGGCGGAGAGGGAGGGATTCGAACCCTCGGTACCTTGCGGTACACCCGCTTTCCAGGCGAGCACCTTCGGCCTCTCGGTCACCTCTCCGCAGGTTGCGCAGAATACATCAAAGGGGTATGGCTGTAAAGAATTTTCTGAGCGCTGCGGCAGCCCCCCGGAAGACGGGCGGACACTCACTCTATCGGGTCGGCCGCCGGGTCCTCCAGCCTCCCCTGACAGGCCTGCTGCACCTCGTGGCGCAGAATGGCATTCTCCTGAGCGAGGTTCTTGACCTGGTTGGTGAGCTGGGAAATCTTGATCGAAAACTGCACCGCGACGAGCGCCAGGAAAATGATCGAGCCGAGGAAGAGGGTCGTCGTCGGCAGGGCCGCTCCGATCATCTCCGTCAGCGCCACCAGCCATTCATACTTGACCACCAGCACGAACATCCCGACGCTGACTGTCAGCCAGAGCACCGAGTACTCCTCGCGCAAACGCTTGCGGCGCACCATCTCAAAGGTGAAGAAAAAAACCCCGGCACAGACCAGAAGGGCGAATATCTTCTGATTTATCGGCATGACACAACCTTTCGGTAAAACTTGCGGCTGCGCATCAAGGTGACGGAAATCGACAGGAACATCTTGAAGATGTAATAAAGCGGCTTCAGCCCGCCGTGCATGGTCTTGCCCTCCTCGTTGGCAAGCATGCGCACCGGCACCTCCTGGATTCGGAAACCGGCCAGGTTGAGGGTCACCAGCATGTCGGCGTCGGGATAGTCGCAGGGGAAGATGTCCGCCGTGAAGAAGCGCGCCACATCCTTGTTGAAGGCCGCGTAACCCGAGGTGGGGTCGGTGATCGGCCGGCCGATGAGGACCGAGACCAGCTTGCGGAAAATCAGGATTCCGAGCCGACGGGAGAAGGAGGGCCGGTAGCTCTCCACGTCGAGGAAACGGGAACCGAGGGCGAAATCTGTCTCCCCCCGGACCACCGGCTCCAGCAGGCGGGGAATGAACTCCGGGTCATGCTGCCCGTCGCCGTCCAGCTGAACCACGAAATCGTATTGCTGCCGGCGGGCGTGCTTGAAGCCGGTCTGGATTGTGGTCCCATAGCCCATGTTGTAGGGATGGCGGATAACCAGGGCGCCGGCCCTCCCGGCGACGGCGGCCGTATGGTCGTAAGAACCGTCATCGACCACCAGGATGTCGCACTCCGGGACAGCCTTGCGGACGCGGCCCACCACCTCGCCGATGAGGGGCTCTTCGTTATGGGCCGGAATGATGACAAGCGTTCTGGGCATCGGACATATCCGTGATCGGTGATTCGTGAAGAGGTAAATCGTGGTCGGGGAACGGGGTCAGGGGCGAGGAAAAGACGCCCCTTGAACCGTCACGGGACAACATGACACCATACAACTATTTAACCTGCTTTGGCAAATCCTGAAGATAAGGCAGGCACAACGGAGACCCAGGTTTCAGGACAGAGGGGACAGGAACCTTCATCCTCGTTCCTTGAACCCCAAACCCGTCACCCGCTCTCCGCGCGAATCACAGAACCTAAAAAAAAACCGGGACAATCCTGGATCATCCCGATGCCGGTTCAAACTTTTTTGTTGCAGATCAGGCCACAGTCCCCAAAAAACCGGCAGGAGGCGGATCGAATCTGATCAACACGGATTTTGAACACCAACCAGGCCAAAACAGCTTCAGGCATTATTCGCATCAACCCGTGTCCCGTCAGACTGATGGCTTCGTTTTGTTGATATTTGACAGCTGAGAACTGACCTTAGTGTCCGTCATCATCGATCAGGGCCAGCAATTCCGCAGTCTTTTCCTCCATCAGCGCCGCATCCCCGCGCGACTCCACGTTGAGACGCAGCACCGGCTCGGTATTGGAAGAGCGCAGGTTGAAGCGCCATTCGGCGAATTCCATGCTCAGCCCGTCGGTGAGGTCGATCGCCGGGGCCTGTTCCGCGTAGCGTTCGCGAACCCGCTCGATCGCGCCTCCCGGGTCGGTCAGGCGGCGGTTGATCTCCCCGCTTGCGGGGAAGAGGCGCATCCGCTCCCCCACCAGAGCCGAGAGGGCCTTGCCGGTCCGCCCCATCAGTTCCAGAACGAGGAGCCAGGGGATCATTCCGCTGTCGCAGTAGGCAAAGTCGCGGAAATAATGATGGGCGCTCATCTCCCCGCCGTAAACGGCGTCCTCTTTGCGCATCCGCTCCTTGATGAAGGCGTGGCCGGTCTTGCTCTGGATCGGCTCCCCGCCAGCCCTGCGGACCAGGGCGATCGTGTTCCAGGTCAGGCGCGGGTCATGGATGATCTTGGCGCCGGGATGGCTGGCGAGAAACGCGGCGGCAAGAAGACCGACGATGTAATAGCCCTCGATGAATCCTCCCGCCTCGTCGAACAGGAAACAGCGGTCGAAATCGCCGTCCCAGGCGATGCCCACGTCGGCACCGTGCTCCCGGACCGCATCGGCCGTCGCCGCACGGTTCTCCGGCAGCAGGGGGTTGGGTATCCCGTTGGGGAACGTCCCGTCGGGCTCGTGATGAACCTTGACGAATTCAAAGGGCAGGTGT
The sequence above is drawn from the Desulfuromonas sp. genome and encodes:
- a CDS encoding DUF2304 domain-containing protein, producing MPINQKIFALLVCAGVFFFTFEMVRRKRLREEYSVLWLTVSVGMFVLVVKYEWLVALTEMIGAALPTTTLFLGSIIFLALVAVQFSIKISQLTNQVKNLAQENAILRHEVQQACQGRLEDPAADPIE
- a CDS encoding glycosyltransferase family 2 protein yields the protein MPRTLVIIPAHNEEPLIGEVVGRVRKAVPECDILVVDDGSYDHTAAVAGRAGALVIRHPYNMGYGTTIQTGFKHARRQQYDFVVQLDGDGQHDPEFIPRLLEPVVRGETDFALGSRFLDVESYRPSFSRRLGILIFRKLVSVLIGRPITDPTSGYAAFNKDVARFFTADIFPCDYPDADMLVTLNLAGFRIQEVPVRMLANEEGKTMHGGLKPLYYIFKMFLSISVTLMRSRKFYRKVVSCR
- a CDS encoding phosphomannomutase, which produces MDRLNCFKAYDIRGRLPDELNADIAYRIGRAYAQFLAPEKVIVGRDVRLSSGELCDALAEGLTDGGADVLDIGLCGTEEVYFATFHSGADGGIMVTASHNPMDYNGMKLVRKQSRPISGDSGLDAIRDLAAGGEFAPAEKKGRVVSLDVKEAYARHLLGYVDAGGLRPLKVVVNAGNGCAGPAVDLLEKHLPFEFVKVHHEPDGTFPNGIPNPLLPENRAATADAVREHGADVGIAWDGDFDRCFLFDEAGGFIEGYYIVGLLAAAFLASHPGAKIIHDPRLTWNTIALVRRAGGEPIQSKTGHAFIKERMRKEDAVYGGEMSAHHYFRDFAYCDSGMIPWLLVLELMGRTGKALSALVGERMRLFPASGEINRRLTDPGGAIERVRERYAEQAPAIDLTDGLSMEFAEWRFNLRSSNTEPVLRLNVESRGDAALMEEKTAELLALIDDDGH